A window from Citrobacter amalonaticus encodes these proteins:
- the csgE gene encoding curli production assembly/transport protein CsgE: MKRYLTWLAAAQLLFAASTTLAVEVEVPGLLTDHTVSSIGHDFYRAFSDKWESDYPGNLTINERPSARWGSWITITVNQDVIFQTFLFPTKRDFEKTVVFALAQTEDALNRRQIDKTLLSTGDLTHDEF; encoded by the coding sequence ATGAAACGCTATTTAACCTGGCTTGCAGCGGCGCAGTTGCTGTTCGCTGCCAGCACGACGCTGGCTGTAGAAGTTGAAGTTCCTGGGCTCTTAACTGACCACACGGTTTCGTCTATTGGCCACGATTTTTATCGTGCGTTTAGCGACAAATGGGAAAGTGATTATCCAGGCAATTTGACCATCAATGAGCGACCCAGTGCACGTTGGGGAAGTTGGATCACAATAACGGTTAATCAGGACGTTATATTCCAGACTTTTTTATTTCCAACGAAAAGAGACTTCGAAAAAACTGTTGTCTTCGCGCTGGCACAAACTGAGGATGCCTTAAACCGACGGCAAATAGATAAAACGCTATTGAGCACCGGCGATTTAACGCATGACGAATTCTAA
- the csgC gene encoding curli assembly chaperone CsgC has product MNTLLLLAALSNQITFATTQQGDIYTITPQVTLTQPCVCQVQILALRDGVAGQSQSRQKKTLSLPANQAIDLTRLSLNISAQDTVKIVVTVSDGQSLHLSQQWPPSVKSS; this is encoded by the coding sequence ATGAACACCTTATTACTCCTTGCGGCGCTCTCTAATCAGATAACGTTTGCAACCACCCAGCAAGGCGACATTTACACGATTACGCCGCAGGTCACCCTGACACAACCCTGTGTGTGCCAGGTGCAGATTTTAGCCCTTCGTGACGGTGTGGCGGGGCAAAGTCAGTCACGACAGAAAAAGACCCTGTCTCTACCCGCTAATCAGGCCATTGATTTGACCAGACTCAGTTTAAATATCTCTGCACAAGACACCGTCAAAATCGTGGTTACGGTTTCTGACGGCCAGTCTCTGCATTTATCGCAACAGTGGCCGCCCTCTGTGAAATCGTCATAA
- the ghrA gene encoding glyoxylate/hydroxypyruvate reductase GhrA — protein MDIIFYHPTFDTPWWIAALEKAIPRARVREWKQGDTDPADYALVWHPPVEMLEGRKLKAVFALGAGVDSILSKLKAHPTMLDPAIPLFRLEDTGMGLQMQEYAVSQVLHWFRRFDDYQALKNESQWRPLPEYTREAFTVGIMGAGVLGAKVAESLQAWGFPLRCWSRSRKTWPGVESFAGTEELGAFLSQTRVLINLLPNTAETVGIINGKLLDQLQDGAYLLNLARGVHVNEDDLLAALNSNKLKGAMLDVFSREPLPADSPLWKHPRVAMTPHIAAVTRPAEAVAYISRTISHLENGEAVTGQVDRQRGY, from the coding sequence ATGGATATCATTTTCTATCACCCTACGTTTGATACCCCCTGGTGGATCGCTGCCCTGGAAAAGGCTATTCCGCGTGCCAGAGTCCGGGAGTGGAAGCAGGGCGATACCGATCCGGCAGATTATGCGCTGGTCTGGCATCCACCGGTAGAAATGTTGGAAGGGCGTAAACTTAAGGCGGTGTTCGCACTTGGGGCGGGTGTAGATTCGATCCTGAGCAAACTGAAAGCCCATCCCACGATGCTGGATCCTGCCATTCCTCTCTTTCGTCTCGAAGATACCGGTATGGGCTTGCAGATGCAGGAATACGCGGTCAGTCAGGTGCTGCACTGGTTCCGCCGTTTTGATGATTACCAGGCGCTAAAAAACGAGAGCCAATGGCGACCGCTGCCGGAATATACGCGCGAGGCGTTTACCGTGGGAATAATGGGGGCTGGCGTACTGGGCGCGAAAGTGGCTGAAAGTTTGCAGGCCTGGGGTTTCCCGCTGCGCTGCTGGAGTCGCAGTCGTAAAACCTGGCCAGGCGTTGAGAGTTTCGCTGGCACTGAAGAGTTAGGCGCATTCCTTAGCCAGACTCGTGTGTTGATAAATCTGCTGCCCAATACGGCGGAAACGGTCGGCATTATCAATGGCAAACTGCTTGACCAACTGCAGGATGGGGCGTATCTGCTGAATCTCGCGCGTGGCGTGCACGTTAATGAAGATGATCTGCTCGCCGCACTGAACAGTAATAAACTCAAAGGGGCGATGCTGGATGTCTTCAGCCGTGAACCGCTGCCAGCGGATAGTCCGCTGTGGAAACATCCGCGTGTGGCGATGACGCCGCATATTGCGGCAGTCACGCGTCCTGCTGAAGCCGTCGCCTATATTTCCCGCACGATTTCGCATCTGGAAAACGGCGAAGCGGTGACCGGGCAGGTCGACCGTCAGCGCGGTTACTAA
- the csgF gene encoding curli production assembly/transport protein CsgF → MRVKHAVVVLMLISPLSWAGNMTFQFRNPNFGGNPNNGSFLLNSAQAQNSYKDPSYNDDYGIETPSALDNFTQAIQSQILGGLLTNINTGKPGRMVTNDFIVDIANRDGQLQLNVTDRKTGKTSTIEVSGLQSQSTDF, encoded by the coding sequence ATGCGTGTCAAACATGCAGTAGTAGTACTCATGCTTATTTCGCCATTAAGTTGGGCCGGAAATATGACCTTCCAGTTCCGTAACCCTAACTTTGGTGGAAACCCCAATAACGGTTCTTTTTTACTGAATAGCGCCCAGGCGCAAAACTCTTATAAAGATCCCAGTTATAACGACGATTACGGAATTGAAACTCCCTCCGCGTTGGATAACTTCACTCAGGCCATTCAGTCACAAATATTAGGTGGGCTGTTGACCAATATTAACACGGGGAAACCCGGCAGGATGGTGACCAATGATTTCATTGTGGACATTGCTAACCGGGATGGTCAGTTGCAGCTAAACGTCACGGACAGGAAAACGGGCAAAACATCGACGATCGAAGTGTCGGGTTTACAGTCGCAATCTACCGATTTCTAA
- a CDS encoding phosphatase codes for MYPVDLHMHTVASTHAYSTLSDYIAQAKRQGLKLFAITDHGPDMADAPHHWHFINMRIWPRVVDGVGILRGIEANIKNIEGEIDCTGPMLTSLDLIIAGFHEPVFAPHDEATNTQAMIATMASGVVHIISHPGNPKYPVDITAIAEAAAKYNVALEINNSSFLHSRKGSEANCRAVAAAVRDAGGWVALGSDSHTAFTMGDFGECLKIIEEVNFPEDRILNVTPKRLLNFLESRGMAPIPEFAEL; via the coding sequence ATGTATCCCGTTGACCTGCATATGCATACCGTCGCCAGCACCCATGCTTATAGTACTCTGAGCGATTACATCGCCCAGGCGAAGCGTCAGGGACTGAAACTGTTCGCAATTACCGATCACGGTCCGGACATGGCGGATGCTCCACACCACTGGCATTTCATCAATATGCGTATCTGGCCGCGCGTGGTGGATGGGGTCGGGATCCTGCGAGGCATTGAGGCAAATATCAAAAATATCGAAGGTGAAATCGACTGTACCGGGCCGATGCTCACCTCACTGGATCTGATCATCGCGGGCTTCCATGAGCCGGTTTTCGCCCCCCACGATGAAGCCACCAATACGCAGGCGATGATCGCCACCATGGCGAGCGGCGTTGTGCATATCATTAGCCACCCTGGAAACCCGAAGTATCCCGTTGATATCACGGCAATTGCTGAGGCTGCGGCAAAATACAATGTTGCACTGGAGATTAACAACTCTTCCTTCCTTCATTCACGCAAAGGCAGTGAAGCAAACTGTCGCGCGGTAGCGGCAGCGGTACGCGATGCTGGCGGCTGGGTGGCGTTGGGTTCAGATTCTCATACCGCCTTTACAATGGGCGATTTCGGTGAGTGTCTGAAAATTATCGAAGAAGTGAATTTCCCGGAAGATCGTATTTTGAACGTGACCCCGAAGCGATTACTCAATTTCCTGGAATCACGCGGAATGGCGCCGATTCCTGAATTTGCTGAACTTTAA
- the csgD gene encoding biofilm master transcriptional regulator CsgD gives MFNEFHSIHGHTLLLITKPSLQATALLQHLKQSLALSGKLHNIQRSLDDISSSCIVLVDMMEADKKLIHYWQDNLSRKNNNLKTLLLNTPDDYPYRDIENWPHINGVFYVADDEERVVNGLQGILRGECYFSQKLASYLITHSGNYRYNSSESALLTHREKEILNKLRIGASNIEIARSLFISENTVKTHLYNLFKKIAVKNRTQAVSWANDNLRR, from the coding sequence ATGTTTAATGAATTCCATAGTATTCATGGTCATACATTATTGTTGATCACCAAACCATCCCTGCAAGCTACAGCATTATTGCAGCATTTAAAACAATCTCTGGCCCTCTCCGGAAAACTGCATAATATTCAGCGTTCTCTGGATGATATCTCCTCCAGCTGCATTGTTTTAGTCGATATGATGGAAGCGGATAAAAAGCTCATCCATTACTGGCAGGATAACTTAAGTCGGAAAAACAATAATTTAAAGACGTTATTGTTGAACACGCCTGATGATTATCCCTACCGGGATATTGAAAACTGGCCGCATATCAATGGCGTTTTTTACGTAGCGGATGACGAAGAGCGTGTCGTAAACGGTTTGCAAGGGATCCTGCGGGGAGAATGTTACTTCTCACAGAAACTGGCCAGTTATCTGATCACTCACTCAGGTAATTATCGCTACAACAGCAGTGAGTCAGCCCTCCTGACTCATCGCGAAAAAGAGATCCTGAATAAGCTGCGTATCGGCGCCTCTAATATCGAAATCGCACGTTCACTGTTTATCAGTGAAAACACGGTCAAAACGCATCTTTATAATCTTTTCAAAAAGATAGCTGTCAAAAACCGTACCCAGGCGGTTTCGTGGGCAAATGATAACCTCAGGCGATAA
- the csgA gene encoding curli major subunit CsgA: MKLLQVAAFAAIVVSGSALAGSVPQWGGGGGGGGGSSSGPESTLSIYQSGVNNAALALQSDARKSDTTIHQNGFGNGADVGQGSDNSTIDLTQNGFKNNATIDQWNGKNSDITVSQYGGHNAALVNQTASDSSVLVHQVGFGNNATANQY, encoded by the coding sequence ATGAAACTTTTACAAGTGGCAGCATTTGCAGCAATCGTGGTTTCTGGCAGTGCTCTGGCTGGTTCTGTTCCGCAATGGGGCGGCGGCGGCGGTGGCGGCGGCGGGAGCAGTTCCGGCCCGGAATCGACCCTGAGCATTTATCAGTCAGGGGTCAACAACGCCGCGCTTGCGCTGCAAAGCGACGCTCGTAAATCTGATACGACCATTCATCAGAATGGCTTTGGTAACGGCGCCGACGTGGGCCAGGGCTCAGATAACAGCACCATCGATCTGACTCAAAACGGCTTCAAAAACAACGCCACCATCGATCAGTGGAACGGCAAAAATTCGGACATTACTGTGAGCCAGTATGGTGGACATAACGCCGCGCTGGTGAACCAGACTGCGTCCGATTCCAGCGTTCTTGTGCATCAGGTTGGTTTTGGCAACAACGCCACCGCTAATCAGTACTAA
- a CDS encoding type 1 fimbrial protein, which produces MLLSVTRKTSLPLLALLALFSFTAMADAGGQGGVIHFTGQIVEPPCNVSLEQQRLAMSCYNTGRTQTRYYSPQELLKAPQHFKQIAAVNLHYLDEKKKLAVMNISYR; this is translated from the coding sequence ATGCTGTTATCTGTCACGCGTAAAACAAGCCTTCCGCTGCTCGCGCTTCTTGCCCTGTTTTCTTTTACCGCAATGGCGGATGCGGGAGGACAGGGCGGGGTGATTCACTTCACCGGTCAAATCGTAGAACCGCCCTGCAATGTGAGTCTGGAGCAACAGCGCCTTGCAATGTCGTGCTATAACACGGGGCGCACGCAAACCCGCTATTACTCACCCCAGGAACTGCTAAAAGCACCACAGCACTTCAAACAGATCGCCGCAGTTAACTTGCACTATCTGGATGAGAAGAAAAAACTGGCGGTGATGAACATCAGCTACCGCTAA
- the efeB gene encoding iron uptake transporter deferrochelatase/peroxidase subunit, which translates to MQHDNKNGVSEPSRRRLLKGMGALGGALALAGGCPVAHAQKPQSAPGTLSPDARSETQPFYGPHQAGILTPQQASMMLVAFDVLASDKGELERLFRLLTKRIAFLTTGGPAPETPNPRMPPMDSGILGAFIAPDNLTMTLSVGHSLFDTRFGLQAQMPKTLQKMTRFPNDSLDAALCHGDVLLQICANTQDTVIHALRDIIKHTPDLLSVRWKREGFISDHAARSKGKETPVNLLGFKDGTANPDSSDVKLMQDVVWVTAEQGEPAWAIGGSYQAVRLIQFRVEFWDRTPLKEQQTIFGRDKHTGAPLGMQHEHDVPDYASDPDGNVIALDSHIRLANPRTAQTQSSLMMRRGYSYSLGVTPSGQLDMGLLFVCYQHDLEKGFLTVQKRLNGEALEEYVKPIGGGYFFALPGIKQADRYLGQSLLEA; encoded by the coding sequence ATGCAGCATGATAATAAAAACGGCGTGAGCGAACCGTCACGCAGACGTTTGTTGAAAGGAATGGGCGCGCTCGGCGGCGCGCTGGCGTTGGCCGGCGGTTGTCCGGTCGCCCATGCGCAAAAGCCGCAAAGCGCGCCGGGAACCTTGTCGCCGGATGCTCGTAGCGAGACTCAGCCTTTTTACGGTCCCCATCAGGCGGGTATTTTGACGCCGCAGCAGGCTTCAATGATGCTGGTGGCATTTGACGTTCTGGCATCGGATAAAGGTGAGCTCGAACGATTGTTTCGCCTGCTGACGAAACGTATTGCTTTCCTGACCACTGGCGGCCCGGCACCGGAAACGCCGAACCCGCGAATGCCACCAATGGACTCCGGGATCCTCGGCGCCTTCATCGCGCCGGATAACCTGACCATGACGCTGTCGGTGGGGCATTCGCTGTTCGATACGCGCTTTGGCCTACAGGCGCAGATGCCAAAGACGTTGCAGAAAATGACCCGTTTCCCGAATGACTCTCTGGATGCGGCGTTATGCCATGGCGATGTGTTGCTACAGATTTGCGCTAACACCCAGGACACGGTGATCCATGCCCTGCGCGATATCATCAAACATACGCCGGATTTGCTCAGCGTTCGCTGGAAGCGAGAAGGGTTTATATCCGACCATGCGGCGCGCAGTAAGGGTAAAGAGACTCCGGTCAATTTACTGGGCTTTAAAGACGGTACGGCGAATCCGGACAGCAGCGATGTAAAGCTGATGCAGGACGTGGTGTGGGTGACGGCGGAGCAGGGGGAACCGGCGTGGGCCATTGGCGGATCTTATCAGGCTGTTCGTCTGATTCAGTTTCGCGTCGAATTCTGGGATCGCACGCCGCTCAAAGAGCAGCAAACCATTTTTGGCCGCGATAAGCACACCGGCGCTCCGTTGGGGATGCAGCACGAACATGATGTGCCGGATTACGCCAGCGACCCGGACGGCAACGTCATTGCGCTGGACAGCCACATTCGTCTGGCGAATCCACGCACGGCGCAGACGCAGTCGAGCCTGATGATGCGTCGTGGATACAGCTACTCCCTTGGCGTGACGCCATCCGGACAGCTTGATATGGGATTGCTGTTTGTCTGCTATCAACACGACCTGGAAAAAGGGTTCCTGACCGTGCAGAAGCGGCTAAACGGCGAAGCGCTGGAAGAGTACGTTAAGCCGATTGGCGGCGGCTATTTCTTCGCGCTACCGGGAATCAAGCAGGCCGATCGCTATCTGGGCCAGTCTCTGCTTGAAGCCTGA
- the phoH gene encoding phosphate starvation-inducible protein PhoH, which produces MGRQKAVIKARREAKRVLRRDSRSHKQREEESVTSLVQMSGVEAIGMARDSRDATPIMARNEAQSHYLNAIESKQLIFATGEAGCGKTWISAAKAAEALIHKDVDRIIVTRPVLQADEDLGFLPGDVSEKFAPYFRPVYDVLVKRLGASFMQYCLRPEIGKVEIAPFAYMRGRTFENAVVILDEAQNVTAAQMKMFLTRLGENVTVIVNGDITQCDLPPHVQSGLSDALARFKEDEMIGIVRFNKDDCVRSALCQRTLNAYS; this is translated from the coding sequence ATGGGAAGACAAAAAGCAGTGATCAAAGCTCGTCGTGAAGCAAAACGTGTGCTGAGACGGGACTCACGCAGTCATAAACAGCGTGAAGAAGAATCGGTCACCTCGCTTGTGCAGATGAGTGGCGTAGAAGCGATTGGCATGGCGCGCGACAGTCGCGACGCCACGCCAATCATGGCGCGCAATGAGGCTCAATCGCACTACCTGAATGCTATCGAGAGTAAACAACTGATTTTCGCTACGGGCGAAGCCGGGTGTGGCAAAACCTGGATCAGTGCGGCAAAAGCAGCAGAGGCCCTGATACATAAAGATGTAGACAGGATCATTGTCACCCGTCCAGTTCTGCAGGCTGATGAAGATCTCGGCTTCTTACCTGGAGATGTATCGGAGAAGTTTGCTCCCTATTTCCGGCCGGTTTATGACGTGCTGGTTAAACGACTCGGGGCATCTTTTATGCAGTATTGCCTGCGACCTGAAATCGGTAAGGTGGAAATCGCGCCGTTCGCCTACATGCGCGGACGTACATTTGAAAATGCAGTGGTCATTCTTGACGAGGCTCAGAACGTCACTGCTGCGCAAATGAAGATGTTTTTAACGCGCCTCGGGGAGAATGTGACGGTAATCGTCAACGGGGACATTACCCAGTGCGATTTACCCCCTCATGTTCAGTCAGGGCTCAGTGACGCGCTGGCCCGCTTTAAAGAAGATGAAATGATAGGGATTGTTCGCTTCAATAAAGATGATTGCGTTCGCTCGGCGCTCTGCCAACGAACGCTGAATGCGTACAGTTAA
- the csgG gene encoding curli production assembly/transport protein CsgG, whose translation MQRLLVFVAVILLSGCLTAPPKEAAKPTLMPRAQSYKDLTHLPIPTGKIFVSVYNIQDETGQFKPYPASNFSTAVPQSATAMLVTALKDSRWFVPLERQGLQNLLNERKIIRAAQENGTVAINNRIPLQSLTAANIMVEGSIIGYESNVKSGGVGARYFGIGADTQYQLDQIAVNLRVVNVSTGEILSSVNTSKTILSYEVQAGVFRFIDYQRLLEGEIGYTSNEPVMLCLMSAIETGVIFLINDGIDRGLWDLQNKADRQNDILVKYRHMSVPPES comes from the coding sequence ATGCAGCGCTTACTTGTATTCGTCGCCGTCATTTTACTGAGCGGATGCTTAACCGCCCCGCCAAAAGAAGCCGCTAAACCGACCTTAATGCCCCGTGCGCAAAGTTATAAGGATTTAACGCATTTACCGATTCCAACGGGTAAAATTTTTGTCTCGGTGTATAACATTCAGGATGAAACCGGGCAGTTTAAACCCTACCCGGCCAGTAACTTCTCAACAGCCGTCCCACAAAGCGCCACTGCGATGCTGGTCACCGCACTGAAAGATTCCCGCTGGTTTGTTCCACTGGAGCGCCAGGGACTGCAAAACTTGCTGAATGAACGTAAGATCATTCGTGCCGCTCAGGAAAACGGGACTGTCGCCATCAACAACCGAATCCCGCTACAGTCGCTGACGGCGGCAAACATCATGGTTGAAGGGTCGATTATCGGCTACGAAAGTAACGTGAAATCCGGCGGCGTCGGTGCGCGTTACTTCGGTATCGGCGCAGACACGCAATACCAGCTTGACCAGATTGCGGTGAACCTGCGCGTAGTCAACGTCAGCACCGGTGAGATCCTCTCCTCGGTCAACACCAGTAAAACCATTCTGTCTTATGAAGTGCAGGCTGGGGTGTTCCGCTTTATCGATTATCAGAGACTGTTGGAAGGTGAAATTGGCTACACTTCCAACGAACCGGTGATGTTGTGCCTGATGTCCGCCATTGAGACGGGCGTCATCTTCCTCATCAACGATGGTATCGATCGTGGGTTGTGGGATTTGCAGAATAAAGCCGATCGCCAGAACGACATTCTGGTGAAATATCGTCATATGTCGGTACCGCCGGAATCCTGA
- the efeO gene encoding iron uptake system protein EfeO — MTNHFRRSALQLGMAALFASAFTAHAADIPQVNVTVTDKQCEPMSITVNAGKTQFIIQNHSQKALEWEILKGVMVVEERENIAPGFSQKMTANLQPGEYDMTCGLLTNPKGKLIVKGSATADAAQSDALLSLGGAITNYKAYVTEETAQLVAGTKAFTDAIKAGDLEKAKSLYAPTRQHYERIEPIAELFSDLDGSIDAREDDYEQKAADPKFTGFHRLEKALFGDNSVKGMENYADQLNTDVLDLQKRISELAFPPSKVVGGAAGLIEEVAASKISGEEDRYSHTDLWDFQANVDGAQKIVNLLRPQLQKENRELLAKVDANFKKVDTILAKYRTKDGFETYDKLTDADRNALKGPITTLAEDLAQLRGVLGLD, encoded by the coding sequence ATGACGAATCACTTTCGCCGTAGTGCGCTGCAGCTTGGCATGGCTGCACTGTTTGCTTCTGCTTTTACTGCCCATGCTGCGGATATTCCGCAGGTTAACGTCACGGTAACGGATAAACAATGTGAGCCGATGAGCATTACGGTTAATGCCGGCAAAACCCAGTTCATCATTCAAAACCACAGTCAGAAAGCGCTGGAATGGGAGATCCTGAAGGGGGTGATGGTGGTTGAAGAACGCGAAAACATCGCGCCGGGATTCAGCCAGAAGATGACTGCCAATCTGCAACCGGGCGAATATGACATGACCTGTGGCCTGCTGACGAACCCGAAAGGGAAGTTGATTGTTAAGGGCAGCGCGACGGCCGATGCCGCGCAGAGTGACGCTTTGCTGAGTCTGGGTGGCGCTATCACCAACTATAAAGCCTATGTGACCGAAGAGACCGCGCAGCTGGTGGCGGGAACTAAAGCCTTCACCGATGCCATTAAGGCGGGCGATCTGGAGAAAGCGAAGTCACTGTATGCGCCAACTCGTCAGCATTACGAACGTATCGAGCCGATTGCTGAGCTGTTCTCCGATCTTGACGGCAGCATCGATGCCCGTGAAGACGATTACGAACAAAAAGCCGCCGACCCGAAATTTACCGGCTTCCACCGTCTGGAAAAAGCGCTGTTTGGCGATAACTCGGTCAAAGGGATGGAGAACTACGCCGATCAGTTAAATACCGACGTTCTGGATCTGCAAAAACGCATCAGTGAATTGGCATTCCCACCGTCAAAAGTGGTTGGCGGTGCAGCAGGACTGATTGAAGAAGTGGCGGCCAGTAAAATCAGCGGCGAGGAAGATCGCTACAGCCATACCGATCTGTGGGATTTCCAGGCGAACGTTGACGGAGCGCAGAAGATCGTAAACCTGCTGCGTCCGCAACTGCAAAAAGAGAACCGCGAGCTGTTAGCAAAAGTGGATGCGAACTTCAAAAAAGTGGATACCATCCTCGCGAAATATCGCACCAAAGACGGTTTTGAGACTTACGATAAACTGACCGATGCAGATCGCAACGCGCTGAAAGGCCCGATTACGACGCTGGCGGAAGATCTCGCGCAATTACGCGGTGTACTGGGTCTGGATTAA
- the csgB gene encoding curli minor subunit CsgB — MKNKLLFMMLTVLGAPGIASATSYDLAHSEYNFAVNELSKSSFNQAAIIGQVGTNNSAKIRQEGSKLLSVVSQEGGSNRAKVDQSGAYNFAYVAQSGHSNDASISQSNYGNTAMIIQKGSGNKANITQYGTQKTAVVVQRQSQMAIRVIQR, encoded by the coding sequence ATGAAAAACAAATTGTTATTTATGATGTTAACAGTACTGGGTGCGCCTGGAATTGCTTCCGCAACAAGTTATGATTTAGCGCATTCCGAATATAACTTTGCGGTAAATGAATTAAGTAAGTCTTCATTTAATCAGGCAGCCATTATTGGTCAAGTGGGCACGAATAATAGTGCAAAGATACGCCAGGAGGGCTCTAAACTTTTGTCGGTAGTTTCACAAGAAGGTGGAAGTAACCGGGCCAAAGTTGACCAATCAGGAGCTTATAATTTTGCGTATGTTGCTCAGTCGGGTCATTCCAATGATGCCAGTATATCGCAAAGTAATTACGGTAATACTGCGATGATTATCCAGAAAGGTTCTGGAAATAAAGCAAATATTACTCAGTATGGTACGCAAAAAACAGCAGTTGTAGTGCAGAGACAGTCGCAAATGGCAATTCGCGTTATTCAACGCTAA
- a CDS encoding TorD/DmsD family molecular chaperone yields MNEFSILCRVLGSLYYRQPQDPLLVPLFTLIREGKLQASWPLEQDELLARLQKSCDMTPLAADYNALFVGAECAVPPYRSAWVEGATESEVRSFLSARGMPLGETPADHIGTLLLAASWLEDQSAEDESEAQETLFADYIIPWCDTFLGKVEAHAATPFWRTMAPLTRDAIGAMWDELEEETDE; encoded by the coding sequence ATGAACGAGTTTTCAATCCTGTGCCGCGTACTGGGATCGCTGTATTACCGTCAACCGCAGGATCCTTTGCTGGTTCCGCTTTTTACCCTAATTCGCGAGGGTAAACTCCAGGCGAGCTGGCCGCTTGAGCAAGATGAACTGTTAGCGCGTCTGCAGAAAAGCTGTGATATGACCCCGTTGGCGGCGGATTACAACGCGCTGTTTGTCGGTGCGGAGTGCGCGGTGCCACCGTATCGCAGCGCGTGGGTGGAAGGGGCGACAGAATCAGAAGTGCGCTCCTTCCTTTCTGCACGGGGTATGCCGCTTGGCGAAACGCCAGCCGATCATATTGGTACGTTGCTGCTGGCCGCCTCCTGGCTGGAAGATCAGTCTGCGGAGGATGAAAGCGAGGCGCAGGAAACTCTGTTCGCGGACTACATCATTCCGTGGTGTGATACCTTCCTCGGTAAAGTGGAAGCGCACGCCGCAACCCCTTTCTGGCGAACGATGGCGCCGTTAACACGCGATGCCATTGGCGCGATGTGGGATGAACTGGAAGAAGAGACTGATGAATAA
- a CDS encoding DUF1097 domain-containing protein produces the protein MNILLSIAITTGILSGIWGWVAVSLGLLSWAGFLGCTAYFACPQGGLKGLAISASTLLSGVVWALVIIYGSALTPHLELVGYVITGVVAFLMCIQAKQVLLSFVPGTFIGACATFAGQGDWKLVLPSLAVGLLFGYAMKNSGLWLAARRERHSTRTVAENKKA, from the coding sequence ATGAACATACTTCTTTCCATTGCAATCACAACGGGCATTCTCTCCGGTATCTGGGGATGGGTGGCCGTGTCTCTTGGCTTACTCAGTTGGGCTGGCTTTTTAGGCTGTACCGCCTATTTCGCCTGTCCGCAGGGTGGGTTAAAGGGGTTGGCCATTTCGGCCTCCACGCTGTTGAGCGGCGTGGTGTGGGCGTTGGTCATTATTTACGGTAGCGCGTTGACGCCGCATCTCGAACTGGTGGGTTATGTGATTACCGGCGTGGTGGCCTTCCTGATGTGTATCCAGGCAAAGCAAGTTTTACTGTCATTTGTGCCAGGCACATTTATCGGTGCATGCGCCACGTTTGCCGGGCAGGGAGACTGGAAACTGGTCTTGCCTTCACTGGCGGTCGGTTTGCTCTTTGGCTATGCCATGAAAAATAGTGGACTGTGGCTGGCGGCCCGGCGAGAAAGACACAGTACGCGAACCGTTGCGGAAAATAAAAAAGCGTGA